A single region of the candidate division KSB1 bacterium genome encodes:
- a CDS encoding DedA family protein, with protein MDLLAQFVDIFLHLDVHLGQVISDYGTLTYLILFIIIFCETGLVVTPFLPGDSLLFAAGAFAALGSLELMLLLLILYAAPILGDSTNYWIGRFVGPRVFSSNSRWLRREYLDKTHAFYETHGGKTVIIARFMPIFRTFAPFVAGIGKMNYAKFLSFSVGGTVLWISVCVLAGYFFGNIPIVKRNFSLVIFAIIGTSVLPMAVHFVKERARKRS; from the coding sequence ATGGATTTGCTCGCGCAATTCGTGGACATCTTCCTGCATCTGGACGTGCACCTCGGACAGGTGATTTCGGATTATGGAACGTTGACGTATCTGATCCTGTTTATCATCATTTTCTGCGAAACGGGGTTGGTGGTGACGCCGTTCCTGCCGGGGGATTCGCTGCTGTTCGCGGCGGGAGCTTTTGCGGCGCTGGGCTCGCTCGAGCTGATGCTGCTGCTCCTGATTCTGTATGCGGCGCCGATTCTCGGAGATTCCACGAACTATTGGATCGGCCGATTCGTCGGGCCGCGGGTGTTCTCGTCAAACTCGCGGTGGCTGCGGCGGGAGTACCTGGACAAGACGCACGCGTTCTATGAGACGCACGGCGGCAAGACGGTGATTATCGCGCGGTTCATGCCGATCTTCCGCACGTTTGCGCCGTTCGTCGCGGGGATCGGCAAGATGAACTATGCCAAGTTCCTCAGCTTCAGCGTGGGCGGGACGGTGCTCTGGATCAGCGTGTGCGTGCTGGCGGGATACTTCTTCGGCAATATTCCGATCGTCAAGCGGAATTTCTCGCTCGTGATTTTCGCCATCATCGGCACGTCCGTGCTGCCGATGGCGGTCCATTTCGTGAAGGAGCGCGCGAGGAAGCGAAGTTGA
- a CDS encoding protein-L-isoaspartate(D-aspartate) O-methyltransferase, with protein sequence MNFQLAREDMVLTQLERRGIRDARVLEAMRTVKRHYYVEPAFRERAYEDTPLPLEEGQTISQPYVVARMLSLLDVQPAHKVLEIGTGSGYQTAVIAELAYKVYSIERHMPLLQRARRTLDEQGCKNAVLKHGDGTIGWSEFAPFDRIIISASTPVFPKTLFTQLVDGGLMVFPMGEKRTQELMFVEKHDNEAVMREAGQVSFVPLIGREGWQNNLA encoded by the coding sequence ATGAACTTTCAGTTGGCGAGAGAAGACATGGTCCTCACGCAGCTCGAACGCCGCGGAATCCGCGATGCCCGAGTGCTGGAAGCCATGCGGACCGTGAAACGCCACTATTACGTCGAACCGGCGTTTCGCGAACGGGCCTATGAGGATACGCCGCTGCCGCTGGAAGAAGGTCAGACCATCAGCCAGCCCTATGTCGTGGCGAGGATGCTCAGCCTGCTCGATGTCCAGCCCGCGCACAAAGTATTGGAAATCGGCACGGGATCGGGCTATCAGACTGCGGTCATCGCCGAACTGGCTTACAAGGTCTATTCCATCGAACGCCACATGCCGCTGTTGCAGCGGGCCCGGCGCACGCTGGACGAGCAGGGTTGCAAGAACGCCGTCCTTAAACACGGCGATGGTACGATCGGTTGGAGTGAGTTCGCGCCGTTTGACCGCATCATTATCTCCGCGTCAACACCCGTTTTCCCGAAAACGCTGTTCACGCAATTGGTCGATGGCGGCCTGATGGTCTTCCCGATGGGGGAGAAGCGGACGCAGGAACTCATGTTTGTCGAGAAACACGATAACGAAGCCGTGATGCGCGAAGCCGGACAAGTGTCCTTCGTGCCGCTGATCGGCCGGGAGGGTTGGCAGAATAATCTCGCGTAG
- a CDS encoding MerR family transcriptional regulator gives MSPQPPLQLDLLSTEHPDSKPKGPALRKLYYTIGEVSELIGVPAHVLRYWETEFSVLHPKKGKGGNRLYQERDVKLLEQIRSLLYDQKFTIAGARVQLDGKPKANGNPVDPPVIAEVRQELKEILSLLNR, from the coding sequence ATGTCACCTCAACCACCGTTGCAATTGGACTTGTTGTCGACGGAACACCCGGATTCCAAGCCGAAGGGCCCCGCGCTGCGGAAGCTCTACTACACTATCGGCGAAGTCTCCGAACTGATCGGAGTCCCCGCCCATGTCCTGCGGTATTGGGAGACCGAGTTCTCCGTCCTGCATCCCAAAAAAGGCAAGGGCGGTAATCGGCTCTATCAGGAACGGGATGTCAAGTTGCTCGAGCAAATCCGCTCGTTGCTTTACGATCAAAAGTTCACGATCGCCGGCGCGCGAGTGCAGCTCGACGGAAAACCGAAAGCGAACGGCAATCCGGTCGATCCGCCGGTCATTGCGGAGGTCAGACAGGAACTGAAAGAAATACTCTCGCTGTTAAATCGTTAG
- the dut gene encoding dUTP diphosphatase produces the protein MDRGSHGDNDCRARAQAQKRAAGEANVVSRNPSVLVDSVEIQIQRLGHAPAELPSYQTAGSAGMDLILAAEDVSLKPGERALLPTGFCIAIPRGFEGQVRMRSGTALKTGLFLPNAPGTIDSDYRGELKVLVMNGGAEPVTIRSGERFAQLVVAPVARGIWKVVTELPDSGRGAGGFGSTGHR, from the coding sequence ATGGACCGCGGATCGCATGGTGACAACGATTGTCGAGCCCGAGCGCAAGCGCAAAAGCGCGCAGCCGGCGAGGCGAACGTAGTCTCGCGGAACCCGTCTGTACTCGTGGACTCCGTCGAGATCCAGATTCAGCGTCTGGGGCACGCGCCCGCTGAACTTCCGTCTTACCAGACCGCTGGTTCCGCGGGCATGGATCTGATCCTCGCCGCTGAGGATGTGTCCCTGAAACCGGGCGAACGCGCGTTGCTGCCGACCGGATTCTGCATCGCGATTCCGCGCGGTTTTGAAGGTCAGGTGCGTATGCGGTCGGGCACTGCGCTGAAGACGGGGCTGTTCCTGCCCAACGCGCCGGGAACTATCGACTCGGATTATCGCGGCGAACTCAAGGTGCTCGTCATGAATGGCGGCGCCGAGCCGGTCACCATTCGATCCGGCGAACGCTTCGCGCAACTGGTCGTCGCTCCGGTCGCGCGCGGAATCTGGAAGGTCGTGACCGAGTTGCCCGATTCCGGCCGCGGCGCCGGAGGGTTTGGCAGCACGGGTCACCGTTAG
- a CDS encoding insulinase family protein gives MPKTSSYNKTVLPGGIRVVSERIPGVRSVSLGIWVIVGSRFETAAENGLSHFIEHMAFKGTQTRSALDIARSIEQGGGLVNAFTGKEMTCYYVHVIDERMPLALDILADVMRDSVFDPGEIEKEKQVILDEIRDHEDMPDDVCHERFIRELFGKHPIARPILGPPRNVKGFTRDDLIRYIDKHYLPSRIVVAAAGNLQHRALTRMVEDKLGFAKRGKAVKSERIGKLTRKLRRFPRPIQQAHMVMGTRGLPYGSLDRFTMSVMNTVLGGGMSSRLFQNIREKHGVCYSIYSFTDSMADTGAVGVYLATDRERVDKARKLVLKEFEALRETPLTKAEIDGVKTQLKGNIMLGLENVSNRMMRLGRMEIYLGRYHSLEDVSRQIDVVTPAKVQKLARQLWTADRMVTTIVEPERKRKSAQPARRT, from the coding sequence GGTCTCGCTGGGCATCTGGGTCATCGTCGGCTCCCGCTTCGAGACCGCCGCCGAGAATGGCCTGTCGCACTTTATCGAGCACATGGCCTTCAAGGGCACGCAAACGCGTTCCGCCCTCGATATCGCCCGGTCCATCGAGCAGGGCGGAGGTCTCGTCAATGCCTTCACCGGCAAAGAGATGACCTGCTATTATGTCCATGTCATCGATGAGCGGATGCCGCTGGCCCTGGACATTCTCGCCGACGTGATGCGCGATTCGGTCTTTGATCCCGGCGAAATTGAAAAAGAGAAGCAGGTCATTCTCGATGAGATCCGCGATCACGAAGATATGCCCGACGACGTCTGCCACGAACGATTCATCCGCGAATTGTTCGGCAAGCATCCGATCGCCCGGCCGATTCTCGGACCGCCGCGAAATGTCAAGGGCTTCACGCGGGATGATCTGATCCGCTATATCGACAAGCACTACCTGCCGTCGCGCATCGTTGTCGCCGCGGCCGGCAATCTGCAACATCGCGCACTGACGCGGATGGTCGAAGACAAACTTGGCTTTGCGAAGCGCGGCAAAGCCGTGAAGTCCGAACGCATCGGCAAGCTCACCCGCAAACTGCGGCGCTTCCCGCGGCCGATCCAGCAGGCGCACATGGTCATGGGCACGCGCGGCCTGCCGTATGGATCGCTGGATCGCTTCACGATGTCGGTCATGAACACCGTGCTCGGGGGCGGAATGTCTTCGCGCCTGTTCCAGAATATCCGGGAAAAACATGGCGTCTGCTACTCGATCTACTCGTTCACGGATTCGATGGCCGATACCGGCGCGGTCGGAGTCTATCTCGCCACCGACCGGGAGCGGGTGGACAAGGCTCGCAAGTTGGTCCTGAAGGAATTCGAAGCGCTGCGTGAGACTCCGCTGACCAAAGCCGAGATCGACGGCGTCAAGACTCAGCTCAAGGGTAATATTATGCTCGGCTTGGAGAACGTCTCCAATCGAATGATGCGACTCGGGCGTATGGAAATCTACCTCGGCCGCTACCATTCGCTGGAAGACGTCAGCAGGCAAATCGATGTGGTCACACCGGCTAAAGTGCAGAAATTGGCTCGCCAGTTATGGACCGCGGATCGCATGGTGACAACGATTGTCGAGCCCGAGCGCAAGCGCAAAAGCGCGCAGCCGGCGAGGCGAACGTAG